A DNA window from Legionella sp. MW5194 contains the following coding sequences:
- a CDS encoding RasGEF domain-containing protein: MAERNLITWLEKNITSHRDPFFSIRWDRLISHPDIQRQIKNNKKAHQLYCYIESSLAHQQAKLINLTLRKAFANLTQDDLANVAGFSNDKKGTPRQKAYFHAHHTLQYYVRRDILEHKSRAARLNAFRRWIDVADILFSRNCYEGGMLVSVTLNLLDSYLRCGDELPAISRKKLNHLLDMYSPAGNFKHLRQHIKDHQSENSFPLVTVIGKDLTFIDENLNTLQDKMNGFLLAWKDQKKAEMQQMLAGAGREGDALSKKHIRIYHGHKLRSAVKPEKDQAKETKEEKKEFSIEELLAVPASEVPAEYNAMRSSYLTAVQEKMDFIKTLLPEKKETLPDLPRELQSAYEQTEQRFRENGLDSLLEGADANNSKSRLYSEKLLPGFFSRGGCSADKHWRQVFTYTNTFSA, encoded by the coding sequence ATGGCTGAGCGTAACTTAATCACCTGGCTTGAAAAGAACATCACCAGTCACCGGGATCCGTTCTTTTCCATTCGCTGGGATCGGTTGATTTCACATCCCGATATTCAACGTCAAATTAAAAACAATAAAAAGGCCCATCAACTCTATTGCTACATTGAATCGTCGCTTGCTCATCAGCAGGCTAAATTAATTAACCTCACGCTTCGCAAGGCGTTCGCTAACCTGACTCAGGATGATTTGGCGAATGTAGCCGGATTTTCCAATGATAAAAAAGGAACACCGCGGCAAAAGGCGTATTTTCACGCTCACCACACGCTGCAGTATTATGTCAGACGGGATATTCTTGAACATAAGAGCCGGGCCGCCAGACTTAACGCGTTTCGACGCTGGATCGATGTGGCGGATATTCTGTTTTCCAGGAATTGCTATGAAGGGGGAATGCTGGTATCCGTCACATTGAATCTTCTCGACAGTTATCTCCGCTGCGGGGACGAATTGCCAGCAATCAGCAGGAAAAAACTTAACCACCTTCTGGACATGTATTCACCGGCTGGCAATTTTAAGCATCTAAGGCAGCATATCAAGGATCATCAGTCAGAGAACAGTTTTCCTCTGGTTACTGTCATCGGTAAAGATCTGACGTTTATTGATGAAAACCTAAATACCCTTCAGGACAAAATGAATGGTTTCCTGCTCGCATGGAAAGATCAGAAAAAAGCGGAAATGCAGCAAATGCTTGCTGGTGCGGGTCGTGAAGGGGATGCATTGAGCAAAAAGCATATAAGAATCTACCACGGGCATAAACTGCGCAGTGCCGTAAAACCGGAAAAGGACCAAGCGAAAGAAACAAAGGAAGAGAAAAAAGAATTTTCCATTGAAGAGCTTCTGGCTGTCCCGGCAAGCGAGGTACCGGCCGAATACAATGCAATGCGCAGCAGCTACCTTACTGCCGTTCAGGAAAAAATGGATTTCATCAAGACGCTGTTGCCTGAAAAAAAAGAGACGCTCCCGGATTTACCCCGGGAATTGCAGTCAGCTTATGAACAGACTGAACAACGCTTCCGGGAAAACGGCCTCGATTCACTCCTGGAGGGTGCCGATGCGAATAATAGCAAAAGCCGCCTCTACTCCGAGAAACTGTT